The bacterium Unc6 genome includes a window with the following:
- a CDS encoding DNA polymerase III subunit delta: MCNVLFLIGNSDTLKKQAIEDIKTKRFKGLSLDVMIFYPEDTGGSHIVEFCRQTSFLGVARIAIIKDADKIKAEDRRILQSYVINPSKQALLIFEFSDQKKIKSSGWQIKESATVHCSNPTGRLLFDWIKERFKKEGKQVDDNVLQTIIEISSGNIEGVLSIIERVCLYAGDRKDIKKEDVLRISEKTFEGDVFKMLHLCFLNDKKGAFRVLSDLIVSGEEPKKIMGTVSWHARVSLIVKILLEKKCNDIEDKLEEFKIKPGAYYLWKNIISETPLQKIKKYARLVEDIDYRIKTGRIPETVALEMLLANV, translated from the coding sequence ATGTGTAATGTTTTATTTCTTATCGGCAATTCTGACACACTTAAAAAACAGGCAATTGAGGATATAAAAACAAAGAGATTTAAAGGTTTATCTTTGGATGTTATGATATTCTATCCTGAGGATACAGGAGGTTCACATATTGTTGAGTTTTGCAGACAGACCTCTTTTTTGGGTGTAGCGCGTATTGCTATTATTAAAGATGCGGATAAAATTAAGGCAGAGGACAGAAGGATTTTACAATCGTATGTAATAAATCCTTCAAAACAGGCACTTCTTATATTTGAATTTTCAGATCAAAAAAAGATTAAATCAAGTGGATGGCAGATAAAAGAATCTGCTACTGTTCATTGTTCAAACCCTACGGGGCGTCTGCTCTTTGACTGGATAAAAGAAAGGTTTAAAAAAGAGGGGAAACAGGTCGATGATAATGTTCTGCAGACAATTATTGAAATTTCATCAGGGAATATTGAAGGTGTTTTGTCAATCATAGAGAGGGTGTGTTTGTATGCAGGGGATAGAAAAGATATTAAAAAAGAGGATGTTTTAAGAATATCTGAAAAGACATTTGAAGGGGATGTTTTTAAGATGCTCCACCTGTGTTTTTTGAATGATAAGAAAGGTGCGTTCCGTGTACTTTCGGACCTTATTGTTTCAGGAGAAGAGCCAAAGAAGATAATGGGAACAGTATCCTGGCATGCAAGGGTGTCTCTTATTGTAAAAATTCTTTTAGAAAAAAAATGTAATGATATAGAAGATAAACTTGAAGAATTTAAAATAAAACCAGGAGCGTATTATCTGTGGAAGAATATTATATCAGAAACACCATTACAGAAGATTAAAAAATATGCCAGGCTTGTTGAGGATATAGACTATAGAATAAAAACAGGCAGAATCCCTGAAACAGTTGCTCTTGAAATGCTTCTGGCCAACGTTTAA
- a CDS encoding 30S ribosomal protein S20, with protein MLGPGTIELTKGGRKLAHRKSAVKALRQAKKRAVGNKKIKSELHTRVKKFRSLLKEKKLEEAKNALRVISSRFDKAAVKKIIHQNKASRHKSRLASALHRVDATRP; from the coding sequence ATTCTGGGTCCCGGCACCATTGAACTTACGAAAGGAGGTAGAAAATTGGCACATCGTAAATCAGCAGTAAAAGCATTGAGACAGGCAAAAAAAAGGGCGGTCGGAAATAAGAAAATAAAGTCTGAATTGCATACAAGGGTTAAAAAATTTAGAAGTCTTTTAAAAGAAAAAAAACTTGAGGAAGCAAAAAATGCTTTAAGGGTTATTTCATCAAGGTTTGATAAAGCGGCGGTAAAGAAAATTATTCATCAAAATAAGGCATCAAGACACAAATCAAGACTTGCATCTGCATTACATAGAGTTGATGCAACAAGGCCTTAA
- a CDS encoding small basic protein has product MSIHRSLRSIDKLAKQRSVLKRFERLKKLMADDKWKQGQSVFGLPKIKVTTFKMKKGAKQEKPKEAASTTVPVAPEKTTQTKIKKEEK; this is encoded by the coding sequence ATGTCAATACATAGAAGTCTTCGTTCAATAGACAAACTTGCAAAACAAAGAAGTGTTCTTAAAAGATTTGAAAGGTTAAAAAAACTAATGGCAGATGACAAGTGGAAACAGGGACAATCTGTCTTTGGACTTCCCAAAATAAAGGTAACAACCTTTAAGATGAAGAAGGGTGCAAAACAGGAAAAACCTAAAGAAGCCGCAAGCACAACAGTCCCGGTTGCTCCTGAAAAAACAACACAGACAAAAATAAAAAAAGAAGAGAAATGA
- a CDS encoding YggS family pyridoxal phosphate enzyme has translation MIADNIRIVEFQIQKACTAIGRRCEQIKIVCVTKYADVSQIKEAAASGIKDIGESSVKDAREKFNTIGSVVQWHLVGHLQTNKVKHAVEFFDYIHSLDSIYLANKLQRYLEQKNRFIKAFVQVNVSGEKTKSGIKPEEAEDFIRQCIAFKNINIIGLMTIAPYAENPEDARKYFLTLRQIRDRIKKDVSENIHELSMGMTQDYGVAVEEGATFVRLGSAIFDRTTNR, from the coding sequence ATGATAGCAGACAATATTAGAATTGTAGAGTTTCAAATACAAAAGGCTTGCACTGCAATTGGAAGAAGATGCGAGCAGATAAAGATTGTGTGTGTTACAAAGTATGCAGATGTCTCACAGATTAAAGAGGCTGCTGCATCGGGAATCAAAGATATAGGTGAAAGCAGTGTTAAAGATGCAAGAGAGAAGTTTAACACAATTGGCAGCGTTGTACAGTGGCACCTGGTAGGGCATCTTCAGACAAATAAGGTAAAACATGCGGTGGAGTTCTTTGATTATATACACTCGCTTGATAGTATTTATCTTGCCAATAAATTGCAAAGATATTTAGAACAGAAGAACAGGTTTATAAAAGCGTTTGTACAGGTAAATGTATCAGGGGAAAAAACAAAATCAGGAATAAAACCGGAAGAGGCAGAAGATTTTATCAGACAGTGTATTGCTTTTAAGAATATAAACATAATAGGACTTATGACTATTGCGCCTTATGCCGAAAATCCGGAAGATGCAAGAAAATATTTCCTGACTCTCAGACAAATAAGAGATAGAATAAAAAAAGATGTTTCTGAAAACATTCATGAACTGTCCATGGGAATGACACAGGATTATGGGGTTGCAGTAGAAGAGGGTGCTACATTTGTAAGGCTCGGGTCAGCGATATTTGACAGAACTACCAACAGGTAA
- a CDS encoding pyrroline-5-carboxylate reductase, with translation MDKIGKKIGFLGCGNMACAIISGLLLKKAISASDIIASDNFDEKIKVAKKNFKIKTTKDNNLVVKESDVIILAVKPQVLRKAVEDVCTEIKKKVFISIAAGIQTSFIENILKKRAPVIRVMPNIPALVGQGISCICAGRFARVKDLNIAKKIFLCVGKVEQVEEQMIDAVTSISGSGPAYFFYVCEAMIECAKEFGFSDGVARAIVIQTIKGSSILLEKTGENPEVLRQKVASKGGTTESAIDIFEKNKLKNIIKKAVSAAYNRSKQLAR, from the coding sequence ATGGATAAGATAGGTAAAAAGATTGGTTTTCTTGGCTGTGGGAATATGGCATGTGCAATTATCTCTGGATTGCTTCTTAAAAAAGCAATATCTGCTTCTGATATAATTGCAAGTGATAATTTTGATGAGAAGATAAAGGTAGCAAAGAAAAATTTTAAGATAAAAACAACAAAAGATAATAACCTGGTTGTAAAAGAATCTGATGTGATTATTCTTGCAGTTAAACCGCAGGTTTTAAGAAAGGCCGTTGAAGATGTTTGTACAGAGATTAAAAAAAAGGTTTTTATTTCAATTGCAGCAGGGATACAAACATCTTTTATTGAAAATATTTTAAAAAAAAGAGCCCCTGTTATTCGTGTAATGCCCAATATACCTGCACTTGTAGGACAGGGAATAAGCTGTATCTGTGCAGGCAGATTTGCAAGGGTAAAAGATTTGAATATTGCAAAAAAGATATTTCTTTGTGTGGGCAAGGTTGAACAGGTAGAAGAACAAATGATAGATGCTGTAACTTCTATATCAGGTAGCGGTCCCGCATATTTTTTCTATGTATGTGAGGCAATGATAGAATGTGCAAAGGAATTTGGATTTTCTGATGGCGTTGCAAGAGCAATTGTCATTCAAACCATCAAAGGCTCAAGTATTCTTCTTGAAAAAACAGGTGAAAATCCTGAAGTGTTGAGGCAAAAAGTAGCATCAAAAGGCGGAACTACTGAATCGGCAATAGATATTTTTGAAAAAAATAAACTTAAAAATATAATAAAAAAGGCAGTATCAGCCGCATACAACAGAAGTAAACAATTAGCAAGATAG